The sequence below is a genomic window from Aphanothece sacrum FPU1.
TTGAATAGAAGTATCTGAACTCTATTTTAACACAACTTTTTGGAGATATCTGTTTTTAGGGAGTCGTTAAACTGATTAAAATTAAAATGACGGAAATGGGGATAAATTTCGATTTGTAAACAATTAGCAGCCTGTTGACAAATATGGAGTTAGAATAAAGTTATTAGACCTGTAATAAAAAAATTAACTTTGTTTATAATTGACATCATGGACGCAATAAAAATAAAAAGTTTGATCAAAAGAACTGTATTGTTATATCCAGGAGAAGATGGTTATTTTATAGCAGAAGTTCCTAGCTTACCTGGTTGTATTAGTCAGGGAAAAACTCGCCAAAAAGCCCTAGAAAATATTCAAGAAGCGATTGAACTTTATATTGAATCACTAATACAAGATGGAGAGATTATTCCTGAAGATTGCTATGAAGTGATTAAGGTATAACAATGAGTTCATTACCTGTTATTTCTGGGAAAGAATGTGTCAAAGCATTCACTAAAATTGGGTTTGTTGTCAATTCTCAAAAAGGAAGTCATATTATTATAGTGAGACAAACGCCTAAAACTCGTCTTTCTGTTCCTAATCATAAAGAATTAGATAGAGGGACATTACGAACAATTATTCGCCAAGCAGGATTAACTGTTGATGAATTTATTGCTTTATTATAATTTATAAAAGTTCAAAATAAGCGGTTTAAATGCACAACAGCTTACTTAAGATTTTCTTTTTTCTTGAATTAAATGCCAAACCGAAGGCAACAAAGAAATCACAATAATTGCAACAATAATAGGCAGTAAATAATGATCTATTTTGTCTTCAGGAATGATGCGACCAAGAAATACGCCAAGGGAGGTAACTCCCACCGTCCAAAAAAATCCTCCTAGCAAATTATAGGTCAGGAAAGTTTTATAGTGCATAGCGGCCGTTCCTGCCACAATGGGAGCAAAAGTGCGAACAATAGGTATAAATCGCGCTAAAACAATAGTTTTTTTGCCATACTTTTCATAAAAAGCTTGGGTTTGCATCAAGTATTTTTTCTTAAAAAATCTAGAATCATCTCGGAGAAATAATTTACGTCCAAAGCGGAAACCTGTAGCATAGCCAACATTATCCCCTAAAACAGCACAGATAAACGCCCCAAAAATCAAGACAAAAACATTGAGGTATCCTAAAGAAGCAATAAAACCAGCCGTAAATAGTAAACTATCTCCAGGTAGAAAAAAGCCAATCATCAACCCCGACTCAGCAAAAATAATGGCCCAAACGCCAAAGTAACCTAACGATTTAATCAATTCCGGTAAATCTAAGTGCATATAAAGCTTTGATCACTAAATAGTGTCCTTAAAGGTTATCCTACTAATAGCACTGTTCATGCACGGGTCAAACGATGCAATTTTCCAAAATCCTGATTGCCAATCGCGGGGAGATCGCCTTACGAATTTTACATAGCTGTGAAGAATTAGGCATCGCCACAGTCGCCGTCCACTCTACTATAGACCGTCACGCCCTCCACGTTCAGTTGGCGGATGAGAGTGTGTGTATTGGCCCGCCAGCGAGTAGTAAAAGTTATCTCAATATTCCTAATATTATTGCGGCGGCCCTCACTCGTAATGTGAGCGCAATTCATCCAGGTTATGGTTTTTTGGCGGAAAATGCCCGATTTGCGGAAATTTGTGCTGATCACAAAATTACTTTTATTGGCCCTACTCCTGAAGCAATTCGTTTGATGGGAGATAAATCTACCGCTAAAAAAACAATGCAAAAAGCTGGAGTTCCCACCGTACCAGGGAGTTGGGGCATTATTGACAGTGACAAAGAAGGTCTAAGTATTGCCCGTGATATGGGTTATCCCGTGATTGTTAAAGCGACTGCAGGAGGTGGGGGACGAGGAATGCGTCTGGTACGAGAAGATAGCGAATTTACACGGTTGTTTTTGGCGGCCCAAGGGGAAGCAGAGGCAGCTTTTGGTAATGCAGGGGTTTATATCGAAAAATTTATCGAACGGCCCCGTCATATTGAGTTTCAAATATTAGCAGATAGTTACGGCCACGTGATTCATTTAGGAGAGAGAGATTGTTCGATACAACGTCGCCATCAAAAACTGCTTGAAGAAGCCCCTAGTCCCTTTTTAACCCCTGAATTACGCTTAAAAATGGGAGATGCTGCGGTTAAAGCGGCCCAGTGCATTGATTATGTGGGAGCAGGAACGGTAGAATTTTTAGTCGATAGTGAAGGAAATTTTTATTTTATGGAGATGAATACCCGGATTCAAGTAGAACATCCGGTGACGGAAATGATTACGGGATTGGATTTAATTACAGAACAAATTCATATTGCCCAGGGGGAAAGATTAACGTTACAACAAGATCAAGTACAACTTAAAGGCCATGCGATTGAATGTCGTATTAATGCTGAAGATCCTAATCTGAATTTTAGACCCCATCCTGGTAAAATTAGCGGTTATTTGCCCCCTGGTGGCCCTGGAGTTAGAATGGATTCTCATGTTTATACGGATTATGAAATTCCCCCTTATTATGATTCTTTGATTGGCAAATTAATTGTTTGGGGGCCTGATCGTCCTACTGCTATTAAACGCATGAAACGGGCTTTAAAAGAATGTGCTATTACGGGGATTCCAACAACAATTGAATTTCATAAAAGAGTGTTAGAAACTCCTGCTTTTTTAGCAGGTGATATCTACACTAATTTTGTGACAGAACATATGCTTAATAAATAGGCTACATTAAACAAAGTAGGTCGAAGGAAACGACACCAAAAACAGAGGTTTTGTTGGGTTTCACTATGGTTCAACCCAACCTACGTTTATTCAAAATACTTAAGTTTGCCTACCATAAAAATATTAATATGTCAAGTATTATTGTCCAAAATTTAAGTAAATGCTATCAAGTAGCGGTTAAGAAACCTGGACTTAAAGGAACATTAACCCATTTTTTCCATCGGAATTATCGAGAAATAAAAGCAGTTCAAAATATTTCTTTTAGGATTGAAAGTGGAGAAATGGTAGGATTTTTAGGTGCAAATGGGGCGGGAAAAACCACTACCTTAAAAATGTTAACAGGGTTAATTTATCCCTCAGAAGGAAGCATTACGGTGGCCGGTTATATTCCTTTTCGTCGTCAGACTCCATTTCTCACAAAAATGAGTTTAGTGATGGGACAAAAACAACAATTACTTTGGGATTTACCTGCTTTAGATTCTTTGAGAATTAATGGAGCAGTTTATCAAATTCCTGAGAAAATTTTTCAGAAAAGGCTAGAAGAATTAGCTCAAATGTTAGATATAAAAGATAAGTTAACTCAGCCTGTTCGTAAGCTTTCTTTAGGGGAAAGAATGAAAGCAGAGTTATTAGCTGCTCTTTTACATCATCCTCAAGTTTTATTTTTAGATGAACCCACATTAGGATTAGATGTAAATGCACAGGCAACTATTAGAACCTTTTTAAAAGAATATAATCAAAGGTATCAAGCGACTATTTTGTTAACCAGTCACTACATGGCGGATATTACCGCTTTATGTCAACGAGTTTTGCTAATTCATCAAGGAGAATTAATCTATGACGGCAGTTTAGAACAACTTGTAGAAAGATTTGCTCCTTATCGAGAAATCAAAGTAGAATTAGCCAATCCTTTATCTTCTCAAGAGTTAGCCCAATATGGAGAAATAGAAGTATTAGAAGGACCAGAGGTGCGGTTTTTAGTTCAACGAGACAAACTAACCACAACCCTCGCCAAAATTTTATCCCAATTAGACGTAATTGATCTTAATGTCACTGATCCACCCATAGAGGAGATTATTGGCCGTCTGTTTCAATCGGGAAATGTTAATGTTAATTAAAGTTTATTGCTAGTTCCCAATCTCCTGTACAATTAATCATGACATTTCTAGGGTCTCATAGCATTTCATGATTTCTAGTAACGATTTTCGGAGCGGTGTCACCATTGTTATAGATGGGTCTGTGTGGCGGGTCATCGAATTCTTGCACGTCAAACCAGGTAAAGGATCTGCGTTTGTCCGCACTAAATTAAAAAATGCCCAAACCGGAAGCGTAGTGGAACGTACCTTCCGTGCAGGGGAAACCGTCCCCCAAGCTACGTTAGAAAAACGTACTATGCAGCATACCTATAAAGAAGGTGAACAGTACGTCTTTATGGATATGGAAACTTTTGAAGAACGTACCCTATCTCCTGAAACAATGGGGGATGCGGTAAAGTACGTTAAACCAGAAATGAACGTAGACATCGTTTTCTGGAATGAGCAGGTATTAGAAGTTCAAATGCCTACTTCCGTTATCCTAGAAGTTACTGAAACAGATCCAGGACTTAAAGGAGATACTGCTACCGGGGGATCGAAACCCGCTATCGTAGAAACTGGGGCCCAAATTATGGTTCCTCTGTTTATTACCACTGGGGAAAAAATTAAAGTAGATACCCGCGATGGTTCTTATTTAGGACGAGAATAACCTCTTGGGGTTTAATTGTCATGAATCACGGTTTTTGCTCACATTATGGGATGGATAATTTGTGTCGATCAACTTCAATGAACTTCGAGAATTATTAGGGGCGATCGCTCAGACGGATATTGAGGAAGTCACCTTAAAAACGGATACTTTTGAATTAAAGATTCGTCGAGGGGGTAATGTGACTCCTTCTTTGCCTTCTATAGCGACACCAGCACCAGTGGTAGTCACGCCTACAACCCCTCCTCCCTCTGTGATAACCGCCACCCCTGTTGAACCCCCTACCCCTTCTCCAGTGGAGAAAAAATGGGTGGCTATTACTTCGCCGATGGTAGGTACATTTTATCGCGCTCCGGCACCTGATGAGGCTGCTTTTGTCGAAGTAGGCGATCGCATAGGTAATGGCCAAACGGTTTGTATTATTGAAGCGATGAAGTTAATGAATGAAATAGAGGCCGAAGTAACGGGCCAAATTATGGAAATTGTAGTCGCTAATGGGGAACCTGTCGAATATGGTCAGACCTTAATGTGGGCCAATCCTAGTTAGTTTAATATTGTTGGATTAGTATCATTAAAAATGAGGTTATTGCCTTGTTTAATGGTATCTTGTGGGTCAAGTATGTTGTTTGACGACCCAAGCCAGAGGTATAATCTGAGGATTGGGAGGCTTTGCTTTTATGCACTTAATTTCAGCAGGTAAACTCAAACAGGCAGCATCAAAATACCCCGAAGTGACTAAAATTGTCAAAGCCTTTTGCCAAACTATCAAAAAAGCTCAATGGAAAAACCTTATTGAACTGCAACAAGCTTATAAAGATGCTGAATCGGTAGGAAATTTCACTGTTTTGAATATTAAAGGGAATACATATCGTCTGATTCTCGATATTGATTATCAAGAACAAGTCGTCTATTTTAAATATTTTTTAACTCATGCAGAATATGATAAGGAGCAATGGAAGAATGACCCTTACTTTCAATAAAAAAAGTTACCTAAAACTTTTAGAGGAAACGAAGATTATTCCGAAGATAATTGAGACAGAGGCTGAATATCAGGACTACTTAACTGTTGCCGAAAACCTGATTTCCAAGAAAGATAACCGTACTCCAGAAGAAACAACCTTATTTCGCTTACTGGTCAAATTAATAGAAGACTATGAAGAACAATATTATTCGTTAGAAGATTGGAGCCACCTCCCACCCCATGAAATTTTACAACATCTTTTAGAATCTAGTGAGACTCAACAAGCACATTTAGTCGAAGTGATTGGTTCTGACCGTGAGTTGATTTCAGCCCTAGTTAATGGTCAACAAACAATTAGTGTTGAACAAGCAAAAAAATTAGGAGTATATTTTAAGGTTGCACCTAGTTTATTTATTGAGTCTTAGGAAAGTCTTGGTCGTATAAATTGTATTCAGTTAGTGGTTGATTTACTTTAGCAGAAGTCATAAGTCATATCAGGTTGACTATTTTATTTATTATATAATAGATAACAGGCAAGATGCCTGTGCCACTTTGATTTTGTTATAAAGTTGTTATAATTTAATTATTACCTACATCTGTATTCCTTTAATAATCATAATAGGAGTCAAGGAAAAATGGTTCAAATACTAACTAAAACTTATTCTTTTGAAGAATATCTCAACTATGATGATGGGACAGACAACAAGTATGAATTAGTTAATGGAGAGTTAAAACTTATTCCAACTGCTAGTGGTTTTCATGTTTTGATATTACATTTAATTTTTAATATTTTAGAGCAAGAAATTGACAAATTAAAACAGCAGTGGAAAGTTATGCCAGGAACAGTCGGTGTCAGAACTTCTAAGAATAAATCAAGAATTCCTGATTTAATTATTTTGTCGGAAAGTCAATGTCAAGATATTCGAGAAATGTCTACAGCAGTTTTAGAATCTCCTCCTATGTTAGCAGTGGAAATTGTTAGTCCAGGAAATTCAGATGATGACTATCGTTATAAGCGTTCTGAATATGCGGTTAGAGAAATACCTGAATATTGGATTATTGATCCAGAGGCAAAAAAAGTATCAGTATTATTGTTAGTTTCTGGGTTTTATGAAGTGACAGAATTTACAGAAGAACAAGATATTAAATCTTTGCTTTTTCCTGATTTAAAGTTAACTGTTAAACAAGTTTTTGATATATAATTTGTTTATCTTTATTGAGTAAAATTAAATAAAATTATATTTTTTTGTTTCCAATGTATGATAATGTTTGTAAATTTCTAGCAGAAAGATTTAGTAGTGACTTTGCTAACTGGTTACTAAATAAACCCATTGAACTCACAGAATTAAAACCCACAGAACTCTCATTAAATCCTATTAGAGCAGATTCTCTCATTTTTTTGCAATCAGAAGAAATTGTCCTGCATATTGAGTTTCAAACCTCACCGGATGAAGATATACCCTTTAGGATGACTGACTATCGTTTACGGGTGTATCGTCGTTATCCCAATAAGGAAATGTATCAGGTGGTAATTTATCTAAAACCCAGTAATTCAGAATTAGTGTATCAAAATACCTTTGAGTTAACTAATTTACGTCATCAATTCCAGATTATTCGTCTTTGGGAAGA
It includes:
- a CDS encoding helix-turn-helix domain-containing protein; its protein translation is MTLTFNKKSYLKLLEETKIIPKIIETEAEYQDYLTVAENLISKKDNRTPEETTLFRLLVKLIEDYEEQYYSLEDWSHLPPHEILQHLLESSETQQAHLVEVIGSDRELISALVNGQQTISVEQAKKLGVYFKVAPSLFIES
- the accC gene encoding acetyl-CoA carboxylase biotin carboxylase subunit encodes the protein MQFSKILIANRGEIALRILHSCEELGIATVAVHSTIDRHALHVQLADESVCIGPPASSKSYLNIPNIIAAALTRNVSAIHPGYGFLAENARFAEICADHKITFIGPTPEAIRLMGDKSTAKKTMQKAGVPTVPGSWGIIDSDKEGLSIARDMGYPVIVKATAGGGGRGMRLVREDSEFTRLFLAAQGEAEAAFGNAGVYIEKFIERPRHIEFQILADSYGHVIHLGERDCSIQRRHQKLLEEAPSPFLTPELRLKMGDAAVKAAQCIDYVGAGTVEFLVDSEGNFYFMEMNTRIQVEHPVTEMITGLDLITEQIHIAQGERLTLQQDQVQLKGHAIECRINAEDPNLNFRPHPGKISGYLPPGGPGVRMDSHVYTDYEIPPYYDSLIGKLIVWGPDRPTAIKRMKRALKECAITGIPTTIEFHKRVLETPAFLAGDIYTNFVTEHMLNK
- the efp gene encoding elongation factor P, translating into MISSNDFRSGVTIVIDGSVWRVIEFLHVKPGKGSAFVRTKLKNAQTGSVVERTFRAGETVPQATLEKRTMQHTYKEGEQYVFMDMETFEERTLSPETMGDAVKYVKPEMNVDIVFWNEQVLEVQMPTSVILEVTETDPGLKGDTATGGSKPAIVETGAQIMVPLFITTGEKIKVDTRDGSYLGRE
- the accB gene encoding acetyl-CoA carboxylase biotin carboxyl carrier protein, with translation MSINFNELRELLGAIAQTDIEEVTLKTDTFELKIRRGGNVTPSLPSIATPAPVVVTPTTPPPSVITATPVEPPTPSPVEKKWVAITSPMVGTFYRAPAPDEAAFVEVGDRIGNGQTVCIIEAMKLMNEIEAEVTGQIMEIVVANGEPVEYGQTLMWANPS
- a CDS encoding type II toxin-antitoxin system HicA family toxin; translated protein: MSSLPVISGKECVKAFTKIGFVVNSQKGSHIIIVRQTPKTRLSVPNHKELDRGTLRTIIRQAGLTVDEFIALL
- a CDS encoding type II toxin-antitoxin system HigB family toxin; the encoded protein is MHLISAGKLKQAASKYPEVTKIVKAFCQTIKKAQWKNLIELQQAYKDAESVGNFTVLNIKGNTYRLILDIDYQEQVVYFKYFLTHAEYDKEQWKNDPYFQ
- a CDS encoding DedA family protein, which gives rise to MHLDLPELIKSLGYFGVWAIIFAESGLMIGFFLPGDSLLFTAGFIASLGYLNVFVLIFGAFICAVLGDNVGYATGFRFGRKLFLRDDSRFFKKKYLMQTQAFYEKYGKKTIVLARFIPIVRTFAPIVAGTAAMHYKTFLTYNLLGGFFWTVGVTSLGVFLGRIIPEDKIDHYLLPIIVAIIVISLLPSVWHLIQEKRKS
- a CDS encoding Uma2 family endonuclease, which translates into the protein MVQILTKTYSFEEYLNYDDGTDNKYELVNGELKLIPTASGFHVLILHLIFNILEQEIDKLKQQWKVMPGTVGVRTSKNKSRIPDLIILSESQCQDIREMSTAVLESPPMLAVEIVSPGNSDDDYRYKRSEYAVREIPEYWIIDPEAKKVSVLLLVSGFYEVTEFTEEQDIKSLLFPDLKLTVKQVFDI
- a CDS encoding type II toxin-antitoxin system HicB family antitoxin; this encodes MDAIKIKSLIKRTVLLYPGEDGYFIAEVPSLPGCISQGKTRQKALENIQEAIELYIESLIQDGEIIPEDCYEVIKV
- a CDS encoding ABC transporter ATP-binding protein, whose product is MSSIIVQNLSKCYQVAVKKPGLKGTLTHFFHRNYREIKAVQNISFRIESGEMVGFLGANGAGKTTTLKMLTGLIYPSEGSITVAGYIPFRRQTPFLTKMSLVMGQKQQLLWDLPALDSLRINGAVYQIPEKIFQKRLEELAQMLDIKDKLTQPVRKLSLGERMKAELLAALLHHPQVLFLDEPTLGLDVNAQATIRTFLKEYNQRYQATILLTSHYMADITALCQRVLLIHQGELIYDGSLEQLVERFAPYREIKVELANPLSSQELAQYGEIEVLEGPEVRFLVQRDKLTTTLAKILSQLDVIDLNVTDPPIEEIIGRLFQSGNVNVN